A single Anas platyrhynchos isolate ZD024472 breed Pekin duck chromosome 17, IASCAAS_PekinDuck_T2T, whole genome shotgun sequence DNA region contains:
- the LOC139998948 gene encoding butyrophilin subfamily 1 member A1-like, whose amino-acid sequence MCRGGWAAGTEQPRARPSPCHTHWAPAMGCDQLSTLLPAWRKFLLPHNTVKVTLDPETAHPMLLVSQDNSSVRWKSKWQQVPDTPERFDYWWCVLGREEFREGRHYWLVEVEGERLKYSGWAVGVAKASVKRKGHFKMSPEEGIWAVEYYEGLLNSLTSPPTSLSLSPIPTRIWVCLDCTQGQVSFINADNGVEIFTFTAASFSGESIHPWFWLRTKGIQLCLRDSTL is encoded by the exons ATGTGCAGgggagggtgggcagctgggacagagcagcccagggctcGCCCCTCACCCTGCCACACCCACTGGGCACCAGCCATGGGCTGTGACCAGCTCTCCACTCTCCTTCCAGCATGGAGAAAGTTTCTGCTGCCTCACAATACAG tgaaGGTGACCCTGGATCCAGAAACAGCTCATCCCATGCTTCTTGTGTCTCAGGACAACAGCAGTGTGAGATGGAAAAGTAAATGGCAGCAGGTTCCTGACACACCAGAGAGATTTGACTATTGGTGGTGCGTGCTGGGCCGTGAGGAGTTCAGAGAGGGGAGGCACTACTGGttggtggaggtggagggagAACGGCTAAAGTATTCAGggtgggctgtgggggtggcCAAGGCATCTGTGAAGAGAAAGGGGCATTTCAAAATGAGCCCTGAAGAAGGGATCTGGGCTGTTGAGTACTATGAGGGGCTGCTCAATTCTCTCACATCTCCTCCCACttccttgtccctgtcccctaTCCCAACAAGGATTTGGGTCTGTCTGGACTGTACCCAGGGGCAGGTGTCTTTTATCAACGCTGACAATGGGGTCGAGATCTTCACTTTcacagcagcctccttcagtGGTGAGAGCATCCACCCCTGGTTCTGGCTGAGGACGAAGGGAATTCAGCTGTGCCTGAGGGACAGCACCCTGTaa